GGATATTTCGGCGGAGTCGGTTCGCCAGTAAACGCTAAAAGCAACGGAGAAAGTAAAAGTAAAACTTTAACTAACCTGTTTTTTCTGCACACGTTCCATCTCCCACAATTTAGCGAACTTTAAAAATAAGGAATAAGCGGCCCCCACAGAGATTATAAATCCTGCAAGTCCATCCCTGAAACCTGCCTTAAAAAAGTAAGTTTCAATAAACTTACCCCAGGGCTTAAAGATCAACTTTAAGTACGAGAATTTTGCGCCCTTAGCTGCAAGCTGTTGGGCTCCTAGTGTAGAGTATCGATCATTTGTGATAACTTGATCACTAAGACTATCAAAGACCCAGTGGTGCAGATCTTTTTCCATTTTTAGTTTTTTGCTGACTTCGACTTTTTCGTGCAAATCAGCGGAATTCCATTGCGATTTACTTTTATTAAACAGTCTTAGCTGATAATCGGGATACCATCCCCCGTGATCGATCCATCGGCCTAAGTGATAAGACCGGCGTGGAAACAGGTAGCCCGCTTCTTCGTCTAACGAACGGAATTTGGTGATTAATTCAGCAGCAAGTTCGGGGCTTAACGCCTCGTCGGCATCTAAGGAAAGCACCCAAGGATTTTTTGCTTGTTCTGTTGCAAAGGCCTTTTGTAGGCCAAATCCCCGCCACTTTTCTTGGAAAACCCGGGCTCCGCAGGCTTTGGCGATATCGACAGTGCGATCCGTCGAAAAACTATCAACAACCACCACGTCATCGACAAAGGGGGCTGAGCGAATGCAACGCTCGATATGAGCTTCTTCGTTCAAAGTGATGATTACTAAAGATATGGGCAATTTCGTCACTCTTTCAGATTCTCTTTGGATCAAGGTCTTGTCAAACGATTCGCAACTGGATACCATTTTTTGAGCTGAAAGGTTTTTATTCATGAATTTTGCTAAATACTTCGTTTTAGGTCTTTTTCTAACTTCTAACGCCCATGCCTATTTAAGTATCGCTGAATCTGGCGAACTAGATCCGCAAGGAAAATATCAAGTGGGAGTAGAACCGCAACTTCTAACCAACAAAGGTGGCGGTGCGAACGTAAATGTGTTCATCGATACAGCCATCAGTGAATCTTCAAGTGCCCGCGTTTCTATGGGTGCTGGGGCTGTGGATTTTAATGCGTTTGCTAGCTTTAAATTCATTCCATTTCCTGACGTCGATAACCAACCGTCGATGGGTTTCCGCGCAGGGGCAGGTATTGCTCGCGATGAAGAGCAAAATCTTTTGCAATTGCAGTTTTCACCACTTGTAAGCAAAAAGTTTGATACTGAATACGGATTAGCTGTTCCTTACCTGGCTGTGCCTTTCACGTTCCTAAATACAAAAGAAGAAAATCTTGTAGCGACAAATCTGTCCATCGGCAGTGAATTTCACTATGTAGATTGGGATCAAGTGACTCTTGGCGCGGAAGCGGGAGTAGACTTGAATAAATCTTATTCATACATTTCAATCTTTGCTACTTTCCCTTTTGAAAGCCAAAAAGGATTCGGGAATTAATATGTTTTCATGGTTGTTTAAAGACGATGCTGGAACCGCTGCTGATCTTTATGTCGATTTAGGGACTGCGAATACTTTGATCGCAGCTCGCGGAAAAGGAATCGTTCTTAATGAGCCTTCTTTGATCGCTTACCAACAAACTAGTCCTGGCAAAAAAAGAGTGATCGCTGTGGGTAATGACGCTAAAGAAAAATTAGCGAACAACCCAGGAAGCATTTTTCCCCAGAAACCTATTCGTGACGGCGTCATTGCTGACTTTGAAACTTCAGAAGTGATGCTTCAACATTTCTTAAGCCAACCTGGCGTGAGAAATGCTTTTTCTCGCCCGCGCGTAGTGGTTTCACTTCCCTACGGCGTGACTGAAGTTGAAAAGAAAGCTGTTATTCAGTCTTGTAAAGCGGCTGGCGCGAAAGAAGTTTTCTTGATTGATGAACCAATGGCTGCGGCGATTGGATCTGGTCTTAACGTGAAGTCAGCTCAAGGTAATATGATCATCGATATCGGTGGCGGGACGACGGAGGTGGCCGTTATCGCACTTGCAGATATCGTGTACTGTGAAGCGGTTCGCGTAGGTGGTCATAAAATTGATGACCAGATCATTGATTATTTCCGCAAGTATAAAAAATTAATTATCTCTGACAACACGGCTGAATATTTGAAGGTTGAAATCGGCACGGCGGTTCCTAAAAAAGACATTCGCACGGCGCAAATCTCTGGTCGCGATGCTGATACTGGCATGAATAAAACCATGGAAGTCAGCTCTGAAGATGTTGGCCTAGCGATGAATAACTGTATTCAAGAAGTTATCAATGCTATTCACAAGGCTTTAGAACATACTCCGCCGGAACTTGTTTCTGACATCATTGAAACTGGCGTTGTGCTTGCCGGTGGTGGTGCGCTGATTCGTGACTTTGATTTGCGTATTCAAAACGAAGTTCGCCTGCCTGTGCGAGTTGCTGAAAGTCCACTGACAGCCATTGCAAAAGGCGGCGAAGCTGTTTTAAGTGATCCAGAGTTATTAGATAAAATTCAATTGGAAGTTTAGTCGCTCGTTGGCGTTTACTCCGACTTCGCCGGAGTACAATTTAAACTACAACGGCGTCGGCGTGATAGACAGGGGTCGCTTTGGGCCCCTCTTTCATATCAGCTCTTAAAAGTTTCAGCATTTTTTCTGCTATCGGTCCCTGCTTACCGGATCCAATCACTTTTCCTTCGTACTCTGTGACCGGTAAAACATCTAACGTTGTTCCGATCATCATCACTTCTTGAGCGTTAAGGATATCGCTTTCAGTCAGGTCTTTTTCAATCACTGAATTTAAGTGACCTTCTTTCACTAGGGATTGCGCCAGCTCAAAAGATCTCATCATGGTCGTTCCTTTTAGGATGTGACGTAAATGAGGTCGGATTAGATTTTTATTTTTATCGATAAGTACGATGTTCTCTGTACTGCCTTCAGTTAAAAACCCGTTACCGCAAACACCGATTGTGAAATCGATTTTTCTATCGACACTTTCTTTTTTCATTAGAACGTTTGGCAGATAGTTACAGGTTTTGATTTTTGCTAACCATGGTTCTTTCGGCGGGACTTGGCTGCGACCGACTTTAACCCCTTGTTGGTATTTTTCAGCAGCGATTGGCGCATAGGAAGTCACTACCAAATAAAGTTGCGAAGCAATGGAGTCATAGGGATTTGTCGTGAATCCACCTGGGCCGCGGGAAATATAAAGGCGAAGCATCGCATTTTGTGCACCAGTGGCTTGGGTTGTCGCCATAATGATCTTTTTAACTTCATCCAGCGGCATCGGCATTGGTAGACCAATAAGACCTGCTGAAATTTCTAGGCGCTCTAAGTGTTCTTGCAGCAGAAACGCTTTTCCTTCGATCACTTTAATCGCTTCAAAAACGCCATCTCCGCGATGAACAAGATGATCATCTACGGGTACTACCATCATGCCTGGATCTTTTACGATGCCGCCCCACCAGGTGCTATACATAGCTAGGTAAGTCTTTTGCGCAGAATAGTTGCGCTCTTGAAGTTTTGCTTGAATTTCTGAAGGCGATAAAACCGTGACGGACATTGGTTTCTCCTATGACTTATTCATTCTAAAGAAAGCCTTAATAGCAAAAAAGTTTTTTCCTTTTTAATTTGACCTGCCTCGATGGAGGTCCTGACAATAGAACCACCCACGGGGAGGACAAAATGTTACGACTTTTCATAATGAGCTTAGTTCTTTTATCAATGAGCGCCTGCTCATCTTTACGCAGAAGCCCCTCCCAAGAAGATACTAAAGTAATGCTGAAAGACCAACAGGGAGATAAAAAAGAAGCTCCAGCACAGGCAACTAGCAATGATGAAAAGGGTATCACCCGCATTTCTTCGAAGGATCTTGACTCAGAAGCACAAACTAAAGAGCTCAAAGAAGCGGTTGCTGCTGCCACTCAACATGTCGAAAAAGGTTCGGAAAAATCCACGCGTCGCGCCGGTCCCGTCGCTGCTGAAAAAGCCATGGGTTGGCTTAGAAATGGCAACACCCGCTTTGCAAGGGGGCGCTTTCGTAACGACGGAGCTTCGCGGGCAGATCGTTCGCGTTTAAGCTCAGGCCAAACGCCGCATTCTGTGATTGTATCTTGCAGTGATTCGCAAGTGCCTCCGGAAGTGGTTTTTGACCAAAAATTGGGTGAAGTTTTTGTGATTCGCACGGCTGGTGAAGCTATGGATAACAACGTCGTCGGCAGCGTTGAATACGCGGTTGAACATTTGGGCGCAAATTTAGTGGTCATAATGGGCCATGACTCTTGTGGGGCAATTTCTGCGACCCTTGCTTCTTTGCGTGGTTCTGGGTTGGGAAGCCCTGCACTAGAGGCTTTGGCTAATGATATTAAGCCAAGAATTCAAAAATTTGCGACCATGGCCCCTTCAGAAGGTTTAGTTGACGAGAGCTGGGCAAATACGGATGGAGTTGCTGCTGATTTGATTGGGCGCTCAGCAATCCTTCGTGACGCTATAGCGTCGGGGGATGTAAAGATCGTGAAAGCCATGTATCATCTCGACTCTGGCCAAGTTGATTGGCGCTAGAAAGGCAATTCATGAATCAGAACCGCAAAATTTTAATCACCTGTGCTCTTCCCTATGCCAATGGATATATCCATCTTGGTCATATGATGGAATACCTTCAAGCTGACTTCTGGGCACGTTTTCAAAAAATGCGCGGTAATGAGTGCGTGTATATTTGTGCCGATGACACCCACGGTACACCGATCATGGTGAAAGCCCGCGAGATGGGTATTACTCCGGAAGCTTTAATTGCGAAAAGCTTTGACGAGCACTCTAAAGACTTTGCTGACTTCCAAGTTGATTTTTCTTTTTACGGATCTACGAATGCGCCGGAAAATAAAGCACTGTGTGAACTTTTCTATCAACGCATGGTTGATGGTGGGCACACGAACGTTAAAGCGATTCAGCAGCTTTATTGTAACTTCGATAAAATGTTTTTACCCGACCGCTTCGTAAAAGGTATTTGCCCTAAGTGTGGCGCAAAAGATCAATATGGTGATTCTTGTGACGTGTGCGGGTCCACTTACTCCCCTGCGGATATGAAGGGTGTGCACTGTTCATTATGCGGTAACACGCCAGTGATGAAGGAAAGCCAAAGTATTTTCTTTAAGTTGAATGACTTTAAGAAATATCTGGAAGAGTGGATTCCGAAGCATTGTGCCCCGGAAATTTCTAAAAAGATGCTTGAATGGTTTAATGAGGATTTGCTGGATTTAGATATTTCCCGCGATGAGCCTTATTTTGGCTTCCCGATTCCAGGCACTGATGGCAAAAAGTTTTTCTATGTTTGGGTGGATGCTCCGATGGGGTATATGTCCACAACTGAGCGTTGGGCGAAACAACAAAATCTTTCCCTGAAGGATGTTTGGCAGGACCCAACCCGTGAAATATACCATTTCATCGGTAAGGACATTGCGCGCTTCCATACAATCTTCTGGCCCGCGTTTTTGAAAGCGGCGAATTTTAGATCTCCGAATCAAGTATTCGTTCACGGTCACTTGATGGTGAACGGCGAAAAAATGTCTAAATCTAAAGGAACATTTATCGCAGCAAGAACTTATTTGAATCATTTAAATCCTGAATACCTTCGTTATTATTATTCAACGAAGTTAAATAGCTCTGTTGATGATATGGATTTAAATCTTGAAGATTTCGTGAATCGTGTGAATTCAGAACTTGTGGGTAAAATCACGAATCTTGGGTCCCGCGGTGGACAAATGCTTAAGAAAAAAATGGATGGCATGATGAGTTCACCGGATGAGGAAGGCTTGCGACTTATTGAGCAGGCTCAAGCTCGTGGTGAAGTTATTGCTGGTCATTTTGAAGCTCGTGATTTTGCGAAAGCTGTCGGCGAAATTCGTTCACTAGCTGATGATGCTAACAAATACTTTGATGAGAAAGCTCCGTGGAAAACATTAGAGACAGATCCTGCTGGAACTAAGAAGGTCATTACTACGACTTTGAATATGTTCCGTATGCTGGCGATCTACTTAAAGCCTGTTCTTCCTCACTACACTGCGAAAGTGGCGAAGCTTTTGGGCGAAAAAGATTATCAGTGGTCTGACATTGAAACGGTTCTTACAAATCACCCGATCAATGAGTATGAGCATATTGCGACTCGCATTGAGGCTGATAAAGTAAAAGCCATGGTGGAAGAAAGCCGCAAGATCAATGAAGAGATTCAGTCGGCTAAGGCTAAGAGTGGGCCTCAACCTGCAGCGCCGGCTGATTCTAAAAAAGCAGCTGAAGATAGAAATGGCGACCGTCCGACTGAAATTGAATTTGCTGATTTTGAAAAAGTAGATTTGCGCATTGGTCAGGTTATTGAAGCTGAAGAGATCAAAGAAGCAGATAAACTTTTGAGATTAAAAGTGGATATTGGTGGCGGCCAGGTTCGCCAAATTATCGCAGGGATTAAGACTGCCTATAAAGCTGAGCAACTTTTGGGACGTAAGATTTTGGTTTGCGTGAATTTAAAACCGCGCAAAATGAAGTTTGGTATGTCTGAAGGTATGGTGCTTGCTGCTGGCAGCGGTGGCAGTGATTTATTTGTATTGGCTGCAGATGATGGCGCCCAAGTTGGCCAACGCGTGAAATAATGGCTTTAAATCCCCAGGATAAAAAATCCCTCGAAGAAATTCATCGACTCTTTTTAGAGCTTGAAAAATCCTCGAGGGATTTTTCTTTTGATGCGGATGCTTTAAAGAATTTAAAAAACAAACTGTCATTGTTAAAAAATTCCGAAAATCCTGACGTTTCCCGTCTAACTGACCTGCAAAAGCATTTAGTTGAGGGAATGAGTCTTAAGCACTTTGTCAGCTTCGCTGTTCCCGTTGAAAGACTTCTGCATAAGAATTTGCAAGATGATGAATTTCTGATCGTCGAAAACGACAAAACTGAAACCCAGCTTGAAAAAATTCCTTTGGTTTTTGTTTTAGATAATATGCGCTCAGCATTTAATGTGGGTTCAATTTTTAGAACCGCGGAATGCTTGGGTGTCGAAAAAATCTATCTTTGTGGTTACACGCCCACGCCCGATCAATGGAAGGTTGAAAAGACCGCCATGGGGACGGAGCAGAATGTTTCTTGGGCTGAAGGTGGTAAACTTTTAGAATGCCTTGAGGAACTAAAAGATGAAGGCTATCGCGTGATTGCTTTAGAAACGGCAGCCAGTGCCGTGGACCTTTATCAAAATTTTGAACAAGAGCCGACAGCTTTTGTTTTTGGTAACGAACGTTTTGGATTAGATCCTGAGATCTTAAAAGTCATCGATGAAGTTCGCATTATTCCTCTGCGTGGAATGAAGAATTCATTAAATGTGGGTGTCACGGCGGCTGTTGCTGGCTTTGAATGGATGAGACAGTGGCGTCAGCAAAAATAGAAATCTCCCCAATCGGTATTTTCAGAACTTCGCAGGTGCATCCCTATGAGGCTGGCAGGCAGCCTGATGAATTC
This is a stretch of genomic DNA from Bdellovibrio reynosensis. It encodes these proteins:
- a CDS encoding glycosyltransferase family 2 protein — encoded protein: MNKNLSAQKMVSSCESFDKTLIQRESERVTKLPISLVIITLNEEAHIERCIRSAPFVDDVVVVDSFSTDRTVDIAKACGARVFQEKWRGFGLQKAFATEQAKNPWVLSLDADEALSPELAAELITKFRSLDEEAGYLFPRRSYHLGRWIDHGGWYPDYQLRLFNKSKSQWNSADLHEKVEVSKKLKMEKDLHHWVFDSLSDQVITNDRYSTLGAQQLAAKGAKFSYLKLIFKPWGKFIETYFFKAGFRDGLAGFIISVGAAYSLFLKFAKLWEMERVQKKQVS
- the mreB gene encoding rod shape-determining protein encodes the protein MFSWLFKDDAGTAADLYVDLGTANTLIAARGKGIVLNEPSLIAYQQTSPGKKRVIAVGNDAKEKLANNPGSIFPQKPIRDGVIADFETSEVMLQHFLSQPGVRNAFSRPRVVVSLPYGVTEVEKKAVIQSCKAAGAKEVFLIDEPMAAAIGSGLNVKSAQGNMIIDIGGGTTEVAVIALADIVYCEAVRVGGHKIDDQIIDYFRKYKKLIISDNTAEYLKVEIGTAVPKKDIRTAQISGRDADTGMNKTMEVSSEDVGLAMNNCIQEVINAIHKALEHTPPELVSDIIETGVVLAGGGALIRDFDLRIQNEVRLPVRVAESPLTAIAKGGEAVLSDPELLDKIQLEV
- a CDS encoding aminotransferase class IV, whose amino-acid sequence is MSVTVLSPSEIQAKLQERNYSAQKTYLAMYSTWWGGIVKDPGMMVVPVDDHLVHRGDGVFEAIKVIEGKAFLLQEHLERLEISAGLIGLPMPMPLDEVKKIIMATTQATGAQNAMLRLYISRGPGGFTTNPYDSIASQLYLVVTSYAPIAAEKYQQGVKVGRSQVPPKEPWLAKIKTCNYLPNVLMKKESVDRKIDFTIGVCGNGFLTEGSTENIVLIDKNKNLIRPHLRHILKGTTMMRSFELAQSLVKEGHLNSVIEKDLTESDILNAQEVMMIGTTLDVLPVTEYEGKVIGSGKQGPIAEKMLKLLRADMKEGPKATPVYHADAVVV
- a CDS encoding carbonic anhydrase produces the protein MLRLFIMSLVLLSMSACSSLRRSPSQEDTKVMLKDQQGDKKEAPAQATSNDEKGITRISSKDLDSEAQTKELKEAVAAATQHVEKGSEKSTRRAGPVAAEKAMGWLRNGNTRFARGRFRNDGASRADRSRLSSGQTPHSVIVSCSDSQVPPEVVFDQKLGEVFVIRTAGEAMDNNVVGSVEYAVEHLGANLVVIMGHDSCGAISATLASLRGSGLGSPALEALANDIKPRIQKFATMAPSEGLVDESWANTDGVAADLIGRSAILRDAIASGDVKIVKAMYHLDSGQVDWR
- the metG gene encoding methionine--tRNA ligase; translation: MNQNRKILITCALPYANGYIHLGHMMEYLQADFWARFQKMRGNECVYICADDTHGTPIMVKAREMGITPEALIAKSFDEHSKDFADFQVDFSFYGSTNAPENKALCELFYQRMVDGGHTNVKAIQQLYCNFDKMFLPDRFVKGICPKCGAKDQYGDSCDVCGSTYSPADMKGVHCSLCGNTPVMKESQSIFFKLNDFKKYLEEWIPKHCAPEISKKMLEWFNEDLLDLDISRDEPYFGFPIPGTDGKKFFYVWVDAPMGYMSTTERWAKQQNLSLKDVWQDPTREIYHFIGKDIARFHTIFWPAFLKAANFRSPNQVFVHGHLMVNGEKMSKSKGTFIAARTYLNHLNPEYLRYYYSTKLNSSVDDMDLNLEDFVNRVNSELVGKITNLGSRGGQMLKKKMDGMMSSPDEEGLRLIEQAQARGEVIAGHFEARDFAKAVGEIRSLADDANKYFDEKAPWKTLETDPAGTKKVITTTLNMFRMLAIYLKPVLPHYTAKVAKLLGEKDYQWSDIETVLTNHPINEYEHIATRIEADKVKAMVEESRKINEEIQSAKAKSGPQPAAPADSKKAAEDRNGDRPTEIEFADFEKVDLRIGQVIEAEEIKEADKLLRLKVDIGGGQVRQIIAGIKTAYKAEQLLGRKILVCVNLKPRKMKFGMSEGMVLAAGSGGSDLFVLAADDGAQVGQRVK
- a CDS encoding RNA methyltransferase, translating into MALNPQDKKSLEEIHRLFLELEKSSRDFSFDADALKNLKNKLSLLKNSENPDVSRLTDLQKHLVEGMSLKHFVSFAVPVERLLHKNLQDDEFLIVENDKTETQLEKIPLVFVLDNMRSAFNVGSIFRTAECLGVEKIYLCGYTPTPDQWKVEKTAMGTEQNVSWAEGGKLLECLEELKDEGYRVIALETAASAVDLYQNFEQEPTAFVFGNERFGLDPEILKVIDEVRIIPLRGMKNSLNVGVTAAVAGFEWMRQWRQQK